In Bacteroidales bacterium, the following are encoded in one genomic region:
- a CDS encoding inorganic phosphate transporter produces MSGLEPSVAFLLIFCIASALAFEFINGFHDTANAVATVIYTHSLKPLPAVIWSGIWNFIGVNVGGIAVAIGIVNLLPVEALTDGNLAHNVALVMALIITAIIWNIGTWYLGIPCSSSHTLIGSITGVSIGYILLPNNHGISLNWLKVQEAGLSLLISPVIGFLLAILLMILLKLIIKNKAIFKEPPAKKAPPLWIRSILILTSTFVSFSHGSNDGQKGVGLLMIILMAILPVRFALDHTKNPVQLEKQTISMQSLIAEANDSLFNANQKVCYTEIKANLDSLNHKLHGITRFGELPGNQGAAVRRHILIVARRSNTLLAANSLSPEWKKKYSGHLTFIKTYTEYSPWWVILMISLALGLGTMIGWKRIVVTLGEKIGKSRLTYAQGAAANLVAAATISTSSFLGLPVSTTHVLSSGIAGTMVSGNGLKNLQGKTLASIGIAWLITIPVTMLFSGVLFLLFRMIL; encoded by the coding sequence ATGTCAGGTCTTGAACCGTCTGTTGCATTTCTTCTGATTTTTTGTATTGCATCCGCACTTGCCTTCGAGTTTATCAATGGATTTCATGATACAGCCAACGCAGTTGCCACAGTTATTTATACACATTCATTAAAACCTCTGCCTGCGGTTATCTGGTCAGGGATATGGAATTTCATAGGCGTAAATGTCGGAGGAATAGCTGTTGCCATTGGAATTGTGAACCTGCTGCCTGTTGAAGCACTCACTGATGGAAACCTGGCACACAATGTGGCGCTTGTGATGGCGCTTATCATAACAGCAATCATCTGGAATATCGGCACGTGGTACCTCGGAATCCCCTGTTCCAGCTCTCATACGTTAATCGGATCCATAACAGGTGTAAGCATCGGTTATATTCTTTTACCGAATAACCATGGCATAAGCCTCAACTGGCTTAAGGTCCAGGAAGCCGGACTGTCATTGCTCATATCGCCGGTGATCGGATTTTTGCTTGCCATACTGTTAATGATCCTCCTTAAGTTGATTATTAAGAACAAGGCCATTTTTAAAGAGCCTCCTGCCAAGAAAGCGCCTCCATTGTGGATCCGGTCAATACTTATACTTACAAGCACGTTTGTCAGCTTTTCACATGGCTCAAATGACGGTCAAAAAGGAGTGGGTTTACTTATGATCATCCTGATGGCCATTCTTCCCGTGCGCTTTGCACTGGATCACACAAAAAATCCGGTACAATTGGAAAAACAAACAATCAGTATGCAGTCGCTTATTGCTGAAGCCAATGATTCATTGTTTAATGCAAATCAAAAAGTCTGCTACACCGAAATAAAGGCCAATCTCGATTCTCTGAATCACAAGCTTCATGGAATAACACGCTTTGGTGAATTACCGGGTAACCAGGGAGCCGCTGTGAGGAGACACATTCTGATTGTAGCCCGCCGTTCAAACACCCTTTTGGCAGCTAATTCGCTATCTCCGGAATGGAAGAAAAAATATTCAGGACATTTAACTTTTATTAAAACCTACACGGAATACTCACCCTGGTGGGTAATCCTGATGATTTCACTGGCATTGGGACTCGGAACAATGATCGGGTGGAAAAGAATTGTAGTGACACTGGGTGAAAAAATCGGGAAAAGCCGTCTTACCTACGCACAGGGTGCTGCAGCAAACCTCGTTGCAGCCGCAACCATATCAACATCCAGTTTCCTGGGACTACCGGTAAGCACAACCCATGTATTGTCATCGGGGATTGCCGGAACAATGGTATCAGGCAACGGGTTAAAGAATCTGCAGGGTAAAACCCTTGCCTCCATAGGCATTGCCTGGCTTATTACCATCCCGGTGACCATGTTGTTTTCAGGGGTGCTGTTTCTGTTGTTCAGGATGATACTGTGA